Proteins co-encoded in one Halorussus lipolyticus genomic window:
- the asd gene encoding aspartate-semialdehyde dehydrogenase, which produces MSVRVGVLGATGAVGQRCIQLLDGHSEFELAAVTASEDSAGLSYSEAAKWRVDSPIPAEAADLTVRATDPSEVPDDVDLLFSSLPSGVADEVEPEFAKAGYVLSSNSSNDRMADDVPLVIPEINPGHLDLLEVQRDERGWDGAVVKNPNCSTITMVPTLAALDQFGLERVHVSTLQAVSGAGYSGVSSMEIIDNVIPHIGGEEDKMETESRKLLGTFDGAELSHHDAEVSASCNRVPTIDGHLENVWAETEQDPTEADVEDAFRAVESLDLPSSPDQLIEVFEDPSRPQPRLDRTIGGGMAIAAGGVQSTPAGVQYNCLAHNTIRGAAGAAVLNGELLQSDGWI; this is translated from the coding sequence ATGTCTGTACGAGTCGGCGTCCTCGGCGCGACGGGCGCGGTCGGCCAGCGATGTATCCAACTGCTGGACGGCCATTCCGAATTCGAACTGGCGGCAGTAACGGCGAGCGAAGACAGCGCGGGCCTCTCCTACAGCGAGGCCGCCAAGTGGCGGGTCGATTCTCCGATACCCGCAGAGGCGGCGGATTTGACGGTGCGCGCGACCGACCCCAGCGAGGTCCCCGACGACGTTGACCTGCTGTTTTCGTCGCTCCCCTCGGGAGTCGCAGACGAGGTTGAACCCGAGTTCGCAAAAGCGGGCTACGTCCTCTCGTCGAACTCGTCGAACGACCGGATGGCCGACGACGTGCCGCTCGTGATTCCGGAAATCAATCCCGGCCACCTCGACCTGCTGGAGGTCCAGCGCGACGAGCGCGGATGGGACGGCGCAGTCGTCAAGAATCCCAACTGCTCGACCATCACGATGGTCCCGACGCTGGCCGCGCTCGACCAGTTCGGTCTGGAGCGCGTTCACGTCTCGACGCTTCAGGCGGTCTCCGGCGCTGGCTACTCCGGGGTGTCCTCGATGGAAATCATCGACAACGTGATTCCCCACATCGGCGGCGAGGAGGACAAGATGGAGACCGAATCCCGAAAGCTACTGGGAACGTTCGACGGCGCGGAACTCTCTCACCACGACGCCGAGGTTTCGGCGTCGTGTAACCGCGTGCCGACCATCGACGGCCACCTCGAAAACGTCTGGGCCGAGACCGAACAGGACCCGACCGAGGCCGACGTCGAAGACGCCTTCCGAGCGGTCGAGAGTCTGGACCTACCGAGTTCGCCCGACCAACTCATCGAGGTGTTCGAGGACCCCTCCCGACCCCAACCTCGACTCGACCGGACCATCGGCGGCGGGATGGCCATCGCGGCGGGCGGCGTCCAGTCCACTCCGGCCGGCGTCCAGTACAACTGTCTGGCACACAACACCATCCGCGGCGCGGCGGGCGCGGCGGTGCTGAACGGCGAGTTGCTCCAGAGCGACGGCTGGATTTAG
- a CDS encoding DUF447 domain-containing protein → MTDEDRSTAEWPVELRGVTESLVTTLGPNDLWNVAALGLHAPESDADPVTARTWGNTRTRRNFHRQGGGYVQFARDPVDFVDATLSIYELDEPLLDSADAWVEVEAERVDSGESGETRWEEWALRPRESGVERETVPTTGRGFPAVVEATVAASRLDVPEYDDKKLRERLDYFEEIGRKCGDDRVRAALDRLGEYVGE, encoded by the coding sequence GTGACCGACGAAGACAGGTCCACCGCAGAGTGGCCGGTCGAACTCCGGGGCGTCACCGAGTCGCTCGTGACCACGCTCGGTCCCAACGACCTGTGGAACGTGGCCGCGCTCGGTCTCCACGCGCCCGAATCGGACGCCGACCCCGTGACCGCCCGAACGTGGGGCAACACCCGGACCCGGCGCAACTTCCACCGGCAGGGCGGCGGCTACGTCCAGTTCGCCCGCGACCCGGTGGACTTCGTGGACGCGACGCTCTCGATTTACGAACTCGACGAGCCACTCCTCGACTCGGCCGACGCGTGGGTCGAAGTCGAGGCCGAGCGGGTCGATTCGGGCGAGTCCGGCGAGACGCGGTGGGAGGAGTGGGCGCTTCGTCCTCGGGAGTCGGGCGTCGAGCGCGAGACGGTCCCGACCACCGGCAGGGGATTCCCCGCCGTCGTGGAGGCGACGGTTGCGGCCTCACGCCTCGACGTGCCGGAGTACGACGACAAAAAACTCCGCGAGCGTCTCGACTACTTCGAGGAGATCGGCAGAAAGTGCGGCGACGACCGAGTGCGCGCGGCGCTGGACCGATTGGGCGAGTACGTCGGCGAGTAG
- a CDS encoding D-2-hydroxyacid dehydrogenase translates to MTRDAPDVLVLRKGTHGVPVAEFADELRERLPDRDVRHARTPSEERELLTHAPVVAGMELDEDLLAHAEDLRLFACAYAGTGHLPMDALEDRGVAVTNASGVHGPNIGEHVVGNVLVFARRLHEGWRRQRKREWRHFRSHELQGSTVTVVGLGAIGQSVVERLEGFGVETIGVRYTPEKGGPTDEVVGFGEEDLHGVLARTDYLILACPLTETTRGLIGSDEFETLPPDSVLVNVARGQVVETDALVSALRRGHIRGAALDVTDPEPLPENHPLWNFENCLVTPHCSGHTPDYYSRLADIVAENVRRLDDDEELENRVV, encoded by the coding sequence ATGACCCGAGACGCGCCCGACGTACTCGTCCTGCGGAAGGGAACTCACGGCGTCCCTGTCGCCGAGTTCGCCGACGAACTCCGCGAGCGCCTGCCGGACCGCGACGTGCGCCACGCCCGCACGCCGAGCGAGGAGCGCGAGTTACTCACCCACGCGCCCGTCGTCGCCGGGATGGAACTGGACGAGGACCTGCTGGCCCACGCCGAGGACCTGCGACTGTTCGCCTGCGCCTACGCCGGAACCGGCCACCTGCCGATGGACGCGCTCGAAGACCGCGGCGTGGCGGTGACGAACGCCTCGGGCGTCCACGGGCCGAACATCGGCGAACACGTCGTGGGGAACGTGTTGGTCTTCGCCCGCCGACTCCACGAAGGGTGGCGACGCCAGCGCAAGCGCGAGTGGCGACACTTCCGGTCCCACGAGTTACAGGGGAGTACCGTCACCGTGGTCGGCCTCGGCGCGATTGGACAGTCGGTGGTCGAGCGACTGGAGGGCTTCGGCGTCGAGACCATCGGCGTGCGCTACACCCCCGAGAAGGGCGGCCCGACCGACGAGGTGGTTGGTTTCGGCGAGGAGGACCTGCACGGGGTCCTCGCGCGCACGGACTACCTTATACTAGCCTGCCCGCTGACCGAGACGACCCGCGGGCTAATCGGGAGCGACGAATTCGAGACCCTGCCGCCCGACAGCGTGCTGGTCAACGTCGCCCGCGGGCAGGTGGTCGAAACCGACGCGCTGGTTTCGGCCCTCCGGCGCGGCCACATCCGCGGCGCGGCGCTGGACGTGACCGACCCCGAACCGCTTCCCGAAAATCACCCGCTCTGGAACTTCGAGAACTGCCTCGTCACGCCCCACTGCTCGGGGCACACGCCCGACTACTACTCCCGGTTGGCCGACATCGTGGCCGAGAACGTCCGGCGGTTGGACGACGACGAGGAGTTAGAGAATCGAGTGGTCTGA
- a CDS encoding ArsR/SmtB family transcription factor produces MKRHIDHVFRAMAHPLRREVLCLLARRDDGVAELTDLSERLADRAPDRTDEELQTVLYHDHLPRLREAGLVEFDDRTGTARYRDGPPSGLVGTALADHRALRESQQSHTSRSRI; encoded by the coding sequence ATGAAGCGCCACATCGACCACGTTTTCCGGGCGATGGCGCACCCGCTCCGGCGCGAGGTCCTGTGCCTCCTCGCTCGGCGAGACGACGGCGTTGCCGAATTGACCGACCTGTCCGAACGACTCGCCGACCGCGCCCCGGACAGGACTGACGAGGAGTTGCAGACGGTACTGTACCACGACCACCTGCCGCGACTCCGCGAGGCCGGACTAGTCGAGTTCGACGACCGAACCGGAACGGCCCGGTACAGAGACGGCCCCCCGTCGGGCCTCGTGGGGACCGCGCTGGCCGACCACCGCGCGTTGCGCGAGTCACAGCAGTCGCACACGTCGAGGTCCAGAATCTGA
- a CDS encoding amidohydrolase family protein: MIIEGTILRGPDFEPIEGRVVVEEGDITAVEETPVDSSRIVLPAFVNAHTHIGDSIAKEAGGGLSLDELVAPPDGLKHQLLREASREEKVEAMRRSVQFMQETGTASFLEFREGGVEGVYALREAVEGSDVDPVILGRETVEAMEAGDGFGASGARDGEFSRERNATADAGKLFGIHAGERDPTDINPALDLDPDFLVHMVHPEPLHLDRLEDSAIPVVVCPRSNLVTGVGVPPIAELAERTTVALGTDNVMLNSPSMFREMEFTAKLADVSAREVLRMATVNGARIAGLDCGVVEEGRPGKLLVLDGDSDNLTGAQDVVRAVVRRAGTGDIEDVIL, encoded by the coding sequence ATGATAATCGAGGGAACCATCCTCCGCGGCCCCGACTTCGAACCCATCGAGGGCCGGGTCGTGGTCGAGGAGGGCGACATCACCGCAGTCGAGGAGACACCGGTGGACTCCTCGCGCATCGTCCTGCCGGCGTTCGTCAACGCCCACACCCACATCGGCGACTCCATCGCCAAGGAGGCCGGCGGCGGCCTGAGTCTGGACGAACTCGTGGCTCCTCCGGACGGTCTCAAGCACCAACTCCTGCGCGAGGCCTCGCGCGAGGAGAAAGTCGAAGCCATGCGCCGGTCGGTCCAGTTCATGCAGGAGACCGGCACGGCCTCGTTCCTCGAATTCCGCGAGGGCGGCGTCGAAGGGGTCTACGCGCTCCGCGAGGCGGTCGAGGGGTCGGACGTGGACCCGGTGATTCTGGGCCGGGAGACGGTCGAAGCGATGGAGGCTGGCGACGGGTTCGGCGCGAGCGGGGCGCGAGACGGCGAGTTCTCGCGCGAGCGCAACGCCACCGCCGACGCGGGCAAACTGTTCGGCATCCACGCCGGCGAGCGCGACCCGACGGACATCAACCCGGCGCTGGATTTGGACCCGGACTTTCTGGTCCACATGGTCCACCCCGAACCCCTGCATCTGGACCGCTTGGAGGACAGCGCCATCCCGGTCGTGGTCTGCCCGCGCTCGAACCTCGTGACCGGCGTGGGGGTTCCGCCCATCGCCGAGTTGGCCGAGCGAACGACGGTGGCGCTTGGCACCGACAACGTGATGCTCAACAGCCCCTCGATGTTCCGCGAGATGGAGTTTACCGCGAAACTCGCCGACGTGAGCGCCCGCGAAGTCCTCCGGATGGCGACGGTCAACGGCGCGCGCATCGCAGGTCTGGACTGCGGGGTCGTGGAGGAGGGCCGACCCGGCAAACTGTTGGTCCTCGACGGCGACTCGGACAACCTCACCGGCGCGCAGGACGTGGTTCGCGCGGTCGTTCGTCGCGCCGGGACTGGAGACATCGAAGACGTGATTTTGTAG
- a CDS encoding tRNA-dihydrouridine synthase — MFEPRLVLASLSGQSDADWAESAEEFAGAALLGGIALDGPTREAAVEMVERDRDEFLPDDPIAFVDRQLSALEDADLRAGFNVRTASLPPLREVAAVCADRDALLELNAHCRQDEMCRAGAGESLLRNPDRLREQVETAASEGPAVSVKVRAELDGVDLPEIARIVADAGGDAIHIDAMDSEGVVAEVAEVADESDLFVVANNGVRDEATVREYLAYGADAVSVGRPSDDPAVLRRVRRAVDDWFEAEHRLEANP; from the coding sequence ATGTTCGAGCCACGACTCGTCCTCGCCAGCCTCAGCGGCCAGTCCGACGCCGACTGGGCCGAGAGCGCCGAGGAGTTCGCCGGTGCCGCCCTCCTCGGGGGCATCGCCCTCGATGGCCCGACCCGCGAGGCCGCTGTCGAGATGGTCGAACGCGACCGCGACGAGTTCCTGCCCGACGACCCAATCGCCTTCGTGGACCGCCAACTCTCTGCGCTCGAAGACGCCGACCTCCGGGCCGGATTCAACGTCCGGACCGCCTCGCTCCCGCCCCTCCGGGAAGTCGCCGCAGTCTGCGCTGACCGCGACGCCCTCCTCGAACTCAACGCCCACTGCCGGCAGGACGAGATGTGCAGAGCGGGCGCTGGCGAATCTCTCCTGCGAAATCCCGACCGACTCCGCGAGCAGGTCGAAACCGCCGCGAGCGAAGGCCCCGCAGTCAGCGTCAAAGTCCGGGCCGAACTCGACGGCGTGGACCTGCCCGAAATCGCCCGCATCGTCGCCGACGCGGGCGGTGACGCCATCCACATCGACGCGATGGACTCGGAGGGCGTGGTCGCCGAGGTGGCCGAAGTCGCCGACGAGTCGGACCTGTTCGTCGTCGCCAACAATGGCGTCCGCGACGAGGCCACCGTCAGGGAGTATCTGGCCTACGGCGCAGACGCGGTGAGCGTCGGCAGGCCGAGCGACGACCCCGCGGTCCTCCGGCGAGTTCGGCGCGCGGTAGACGACTGGTTCGAGGCAGAACACCGACTGGAGGCGAACCCATGA
- a CDS encoding 30S ribosomal protein S17e codes for MAIKPDYVKKTGRILLERYPEAFTTDFEQNKESVNKLTNIESKGVRNRIAGYVTRKQ; via the coding sequence ATGGCAATCAAACCCGACTACGTAAAGAAGACGGGGCGAATCCTGCTGGAGCGGTACCCCGAAGCCTTCACGACCGACTTCGAGCAGAACAAGGAGAGCGTGAACAAGCTGACTAACATCGAGTCGAAGGGCGTCCGCAACCGCATCGCGGGCTACGTCACGCGCAAGCAGTAA
- a CDS encoding glycine zipper 2TM domain-containing protein → MRKRIKRAMNRAEYAAVGAAIGGAVGGLFSRNAASTAAGVGALVGATVGEKRGSVDAAVTKVTETRSRPQKMLRRK, encoded by the coding sequence ATGCGAAAGCGTATCAAACGAGCGATGAACCGGGCCGAGTACGCGGCCGTCGGAGCGGCCATCGGAGGAGCGGTCGGCGGACTGTTCAGTCGAAACGCCGCCAGTACCGCCGCGGGAGTCGGCGCGCTCGTCGGCGCGACGGTCGGCGAGAAGCGCGGGTCGGTCGATGCGGCGGTGACGAAAGTGACCGAGACGAGGAGTCGCCCGCAGAAGATGCTCCGCAGGAAGTGA
- a CDS encoding triphosphoribosyl-dephospho-CoA synthase, which produces MTPAEDAQLALLLEVAGTPKPGNVDRDRDFPDLRFDHFLAGAVGAGPGLRAAQKGAPVGEAFEEAVAGMSQQEGGNTQFGALLLLVPLVRAAVEHPDGKPTPEGVARVVKNTTVEDAANFFRAFDHADVFVDDPPEDAEDLDVRRGSDAIPAVENRGVTLSDVMAMGDDEDGVAREWTTDFERTFWAANRLAELDGPASARGARVYLELLGREPDTLVAKKHGQKTAESVRVRAQQALEAGPEVVEAFADSLVKDGVNPGTTADITAGGLFVALARGEVSV; this is translated from the coding sequence ATGACGCCCGCCGAGGACGCCCAACTCGCGCTCCTGCTGGAAGTCGCCGGCACGCCCAAACCGGGCAACGTGGACCGGGACCGGGATTTTCCGGACCTCCGGTTCGACCACTTCCTCGCCGGTGCGGTCGGCGCGGGACCGGGCCTCCGGGCGGCCCAGAAGGGCGCACCAGTCGGCGAGGCCTTCGAGGAGGCCGTCGCCGGGATGAGCCAGCAGGAGGGTGGCAACACCCAGTTCGGCGCGCTCCTCCTGCTGGTGCCCCTCGTCCGGGCCGCTGTCGAACATCCGGACGGGAAACCCACGCCGGAGGGGGTCGCGCGCGTGGTGAAAAATACAACAGTCGAGGACGCCGCGAACTTCTTCCGGGCGTTCGACCACGCCGACGTGTTCGTGGACGACCCGCCCGAAGACGCCGAAGACCTCGACGTTCGCCGGGGAAGCGACGCGATTCCGGCGGTCGAAAATCGCGGGGTCACCCTCTCCGACGTGATGGCGATGGGCGACGACGAGGATGGGGTGGCCCGCGAGTGGACCACCGACTTCGAGCGCACTTTCTGGGCCGCGAATCGCCTCGCGGAGTTGGATGGGCCGGCCTCGGCTCGAGGAGCGCGGGTCTATCTCGAACTCCTCGGGCGGGAACCCGATACCCTCGTGGCGAAGAAACACGGCCAGAAGACCGCCGAGAGCGTCCGGGTCCGCGCCCAGCAGGCGCTGGAGGCCGGTCCCGAGGTGGTCGAGGCCTTCGCCGACTCGCTGGTCAAGGACGGCGTGAACCCCGGCACGACCGCCGACATCACTGCTGGCGGACTGTTCGTCGCGCTGGCCCGCGGGGAGGTGTCGGTGTGA
- a CDS encoding HD domain-containing protein — translation MKTIKDSVHDHIEVEGVARALFDTPAVQRLRRIKQLGPAHLVYPSANHTRFEHSLGVYHLACEALDHLRIQGKQAERVRAAAILHDIGHAPYSHTIEEVVHRHTGKYHDDVHDLIAENEVGDVLRDHGHDPDAIADLIAGDGKLGQLVSGELDVDRMDYLVRDAHHTGVPYGTIDHARLVRELTLVDDELVLEEGNVPTAESLLLARALMNPTVYNHHVTRICRGILQRASERLLSESDVTADELRRMDDHDFFAALRSTSATEEYARRLGERDLYKRAVWVEMDDVPEDVIDADHDEIRDFEADIADAAEVEPSDVIIDVLSRPSMTESSSRVIVNNEIRQLDQQSTLVSALQYVQREQWRLGVYAPDGDTEAVGHAAESVLGLETDGALVNEIRSPGQRTTLDQFE, via the coding sequence ATGAAGACAATCAAGGACAGCGTTCACGACCACATCGAGGTCGAGGGCGTCGCTCGCGCCTTGTTCGACACGCCTGCGGTCCAGCGACTCCGGCGCATCAAGCAGTTGGGACCGGCCCACCTCGTCTATCCCTCCGCGAACCACACCCGGTTCGAGCATAGCCTCGGCGTCTACCATCTGGCCTGCGAGGCCCTCGACCACCTCCGGATTCAGGGCAAGCAGGCCGAGCGCGTCCGCGCGGCGGCCATCCTCCACGACATCGGCCACGCGCCTTACAGCCACACCATCGAGGAGGTCGTCCACCGCCACACCGGCAAGTACCACGACGACGTTCACGACCTCATCGCCGAGAACGAGGTCGGCGACGTGCTTCGGGACCACGGCCACGACCCCGACGCCATCGCGGACCTCATCGCTGGCGACGGCAAACTCGGCCAACTCGTCTCGGGCGAACTCGACGTGGACCGGATGGACTACCTCGTGCGTGACGCCCACCACACCGGCGTCCCCTACGGCACCATCGACCACGCCCGCCTCGTCCGGGAGTTGACCCTCGTGGACGACGAACTGGTCTTGGAGGAGGGCAACGTCCCGACGGCCGAGAGCCTGCTCCTCGCTCGCGCGCTGATGAACCCGACCGTCTACAACCACCACGTGACTCGCATCTGCCGGGGCATCCTCCAGCGCGCCAGCGAGCGCCTGCTTTCGGAGTCCGACGTGACCGCCGACGAGTTACGCCGGATGGACGACCACGACTTCTTCGCCGCGCTTCGTTCGACCTCTGCGACCGAGGAGTACGCCCGACGCCTCGGCGAGCGTGACCTCTACAAGCGAGCGGTCTGGGTCGAGATGGACGACGTGCCCGAGGACGTCATCGACGCCGACCACGACGAAATCCGCGATTTCGAGGCCGACATCGCCGACGCCGCCGAGGTCGAACCGAGCGACGTCATCATCGACGTGCTGAGTCGCCCGAGCATGACCGAGTCCTCCTCGCGGGTCATCGTCAACAACGAGATTCGTCAGTTGGACCAGCAGTCCACACTGGTCTCGGCGCTCCAGTACGTCCAGCGCGAGCAGTGGCGACTCGGCGTCTACGCCCCCGACGGCGACACCGAGGCGGTCGGCCACGCCGCCGAGTCGGTGCTGGGACTGGAAACCGACGGCGCGCTGGTCAACGAAATTCGGTCGCCCGGCCAGCGCACGACGCTGGACCAGTTCGAGTAG
- a CDS encoding aldehyde dehydrogenase family protein, whose amino-acid sequence MATEQESGDDGRPAELDSLELAPDEGWNALYVDGDWRPQGDREDLDVVDPTARDAVGTVPAGTEEDVDEAYAVADAAQPEWAEVAPEERAAVVASARELVETYHEDFARLFAVECGGSRLKAEIELDLTKGTMAVAEDLADSFETEEREAIVDGKRNLLFREPTGVIGVISPWNFPLYLSMRAVAPAIALGNSVVLKPSTHTSLVGGLALARLFDEAGLPEGVLNVVTGRGSDIGEAVAGHSTPSVISFTGSTEVGREVGAVAAEQLSLPALELGGNNAHIVTAEADLDRAIDGGVFGSFTHQGQECISINRHIVHESHYDEYVERLAERAESLPVGDPRGDDEVLVGPVQNESQYESIVDLLEQSVEQGARIEAGGDHYDWFVEPTVLSNVDNDMPVAEEEHFGPIAPVIPYEDEQEAIAMANDTEYGLSGSVHCEDVERALDIARRLETGMVHVNDQPLNDDPGVAFGGVGASGIGRYNAEWIMEEFTETRWVSVQDEPREYPY is encoded by the coding sequence ATGGCAACTGAGCAGGAGTCTGGCGACGACGGACGCCCGGCCGAACTCGATTCCCTCGAACTCGCCCCCGACGAGGGGTGGAACGCGCTCTACGTGGACGGCGACTGGCGACCGCAGGGCGACCGCGAGGACCTCGACGTGGTTGACCCGACCGCCAGAGATGCCGTTGGCACGGTCCCTGCTGGAACCGAGGAGGACGTGGACGAGGCCTACGCTGTCGCCGACGCGGCCCAACCGGAGTGGGCCGAGGTCGCTCCCGAGGAGCGCGCGGCGGTGGTCGCGTCGGCCCGCGAACTGGTGGAGACGTACCACGAGGACTTCGCTCGCCTGTTCGCGGTCGAGTGCGGCGGGTCGCGTCTGAAGGCCGAAATCGAACTCGACCTGACCAAAGGCACGATGGCGGTCGCCGAGGACCTCGCGGACTCCTTCGAGACCGAGGAGCGCGAGGCGATTGTGGACGGCAAGCGCAACCTCCTGTTCCGGGAACCGACCGGCGTGATTGGGGTCATCTCGCCGTGGAACTTCCCGCTGTATCTGTCGATGCGGGCCGTCGCGCCAGCCATCGCGCTGGGGAATAGCGTGGTCCTCAAGCCCTCGACCCACACCTCGCTCGTCGGGGGCCTCGCGCTGGCCCGACTGTTCGACGAGGCCGGTCTTCCCGAGGGCGTGCTGAACGTGGTGACCGGCCGAGGGTCCGACATCGGCGAGGCCGTCGCGGGGCACTCGACGCCCTCGGTCATCTCCTTTACCGGTTCGACCGAGGTCGGCAGAGAGGTCGGTGCAGTCGCGGCCGAACAACTCTCGCTCCCGGCGCTGGAACTCGGCGGGAACAACGCCCACATCGTCACCGCCGAGGCCGACCTCGACCGGGCAATCGACGGCGGCGTCTTCGGGTCGTTCACCCACCAAGGGCAGGAGTGCATCTCCATCAACCGCCACATCGTCCACGAGAGCCACTACGACGAGTACGTCGAGCGACTGGCCGAACGCGCCGAATCACTCCCGGTCGGCGACCCCCGCGGCGACGACGAGGTGCTGGTCGGCCCGGTCCAGAACGAATCGCAGTACGAGTCCATCGTGGACCTGCTGGAGCAGTCGGTCGAACAGGGCGCACGAATCGAGGCCGGGGGCGACCACTACGACTGGTTCGTGGAACCGACCGTCCTCTCGAACGTGGACAACGACATGCCCGTCGCCGAGGAGGAACACTTCGGCCCGATTGCGCCGGTCATCCCCTACGAGGACGAACAGGAGGCCATCGCAATGGCCAACGACACCGAGTACGGTCTCTCGGGGTCGGTCCACTGCGAGGACGTAGAGCGCGCGCTGGACATCGCCCGCCGACTCGAAACCGGGATGGTCCACGTCAACGACCAACCGCTGAACGACGACCCCGGCGTCGCGTTCGGCGGCGTCGGCGCGTCGGGCATCGGCCGGTACAACGCCGAGTGGATTATGGAGGAGTTCACCGAGACGCGGTGGGTCTCGGTGCAGGACGAACCGCGAGAGTATCCGTATTGA
- the cofD gene encoding 2-phospho-L-lactate transferase, whose amino-acid sequence MTTFLSGGTGTPKLLAGAEEVFDPSETTVVANTGDDVELGGLLVCPDVDTVLFEQGGVLDREYWWGIAEDTTETHEELHALADAVGLEGGPRYLPDEAQTAGRELSRWRRFSGVAEFMELGDHDRAVHITRTGLLDEGQSLTEVTRTLADAFDVPVDVVPMSDDPVASIVHTPEESDEYRDEMHFQEYWVAHRADPEVEHVEFRGAESADPTPAVLGAIEEGPVVIGPSNPVTSIGPMLALDELHDALESTTVVAISPFVEDRVFSGPAADLMEGVGFDPSTKGVAEAYPFADAFVLDDHDDTDLDRPVIKTDTEMNDDEDADRVARAVADALEVV is encoded by the coding sequence ATGACGACGTTTCTCTCCGGGGGGACCGGAACCCCGAAGCTCCTCGCCGGTGCCGAGGAGGTCTTCGACCCGAGCGAGACCACCGTGGTCGCTAACACCGGCGACGACGTGGAGTTGGGTGGACTCCTCGTCTGCCCGGACGTGGATACCGTCCTCTTTGAGCAGGGCGGCGTGTTGGACCGCGAGTACTGGTGGGGAATCGCCGAGGACACCACCGAGACCCACGAGGAACTCCACGCGCTCGCCGACGCTGTGGGTCTCGAAGGCGGACCGCGGTACCTGCCCGACGAGGCCCAGACCGCGGGCCGCGAACTCTCGCGCTGGCGGCGCTTCTCCGGCGTCGCGGAGTTCATGGAACTGGGCGACCACGATAGGGCGGTCCACATCACCCGGACCGGCCTGCTGGACGAGGGCCAGAGCCTCACCGAGGTCACCCGCACTCTCGCCGACGCCTTCGACGTACCGGTAGACGTGGTGCCGATGAGCGACGACCCGGTGGCCTCCATCGTCCACACCCCCGAGGAGTCCGACGAGTACCGCGACGAGATGCACTTTCAGGAGTACTGGGTCGCCCACCGCGCCGACCCCGAGGTCGAACACGTCGAGTTCCGCGGTGCCGAATCCGCCGACCCGACCCCGGCCGTCCTCGGCGCAATCGAGGAGGGACCGGTCGTCATCGGCCCCTCGAATCCCGTCACCAGCATCGGGCCGATGCTCGCCCTTGACGAACTCCACGACGCGCTCGAATCGACCACCGTGGTCGCAATCTCGCCCTTCGTCGAGGACCGAGTGTTCTCCGGCCCGGCGGCCGACCTGATGGAAGGCGTCGGCTTCGACCCCTCGACAAAAGGTGTCGCAGAGGCCTACCCCTTCGCCGACGCTTTCGTGCTTGACGACCACGACGACACCGACCTCGACCGCCCGGTAATCAAGACCGATACCGAGATGAACGACGACGAGGACGCCGACCGGGTGGCCCGCGCCGTCGCCGACGCGCTGGAGGTGGTGTGA
- a CDS encoding secondary thiamine-phosphate synthase enzyme YjbQ: MFGVETEERTEAVDITDRVADEIPDDATGVCTVFVRHTTAGVVVQEAESGLLEDIESFAEGLAPSDGGYRHDRIDDNADAHLRATVLGESVSVPVEEGELAMGTWQSVLFVECDGPRTRKVDVRVTS, from the coding sequence ATGTTCGGAGTCGAGACCGAGGAGCGAACTGAGGCCGTGGACATCACCGACCGGGTGGCCGACGAAATCCCGGACGACGCCACGGGCGTCTGCACCGTCTTCGTCCGCCACACCACCGCCGGGGTGGTCGTCCAAGAGGCCGAGTCCGGCCTGCTGGAGGACATCGAATCCTTCGCCGAGGGCCTCGCGCCGAGCGACGGCGGCTATCGCCACGACCGAATCGACGACAACGCCGACGCTCACCTCCGGGCCACTGTGCTTGGCGAGTCGGTCAGCGTCCCGGTCGAGGAGGGCGAACTGGCGATGGGCACGTGGCAGTCCGTCTTGTTCGTGGAGTGCGATGGGCCGCGGACGCGGAAGGTGGACGTTCGAGTTACCTCCTGA